The following coding sequences are from one Aethina tumida isolate Nest 87 chromosome 2, icAetTumi1.1, whole genome shotgun sequence window:
- the LOC109607942 gene encoding protein APCDD1 → MANSTLLFGAAIILSIVIAVRGHGSKCEKVSSLATLEDHNTVVQTNLEMLTGTWVSEGCETRPGPEYVLRSYTFEPDGHYYLVQHHYYDDSCSSPQLSVFSYGRIQLRTSLMQPDAASTILKVTNISVIPQDNNAAREMDRVVALECPGQDWKSWRRYDEHLVYDAAQDNKRNFNNLWESRYGINNQYDLNRRANSHHIFGDISCLGTLKWAFNELKLLKVQLRPIMDQLKPRKYPRQMKAELLLGDIHTNYKQRENHIPTSFQVALIKQVKEERLSINRHTYIIKSPTGMPSHLFLDSKTPPHLIEKPHLPPYIWGEWTSTRCEVRPMGLYLTRRFSFYSEDSTWIGEHKFYSDPFCKIPKFIVTAAGHFVLAGANKLMKGTTDIDFHIEKASLTVLDQRMIYDLRLPGMCGVDEWEVNVPKELSSTNGCIQLGIILPSIQYDIVKLEMDYRGSCLLYLGQVNTDNIQNTVNERPTSFQLPLVKCGEVASYSQSLRDILNDGIYYGNSAGSKTYMLYLCVSTLIIYFSR, encoded by the exons ATGGCGAATTCTACCCTTCTATTTGGTGCTGCTATCATACTTTCAATTG TTATTGCTGTACGTGGTCACGGTTCCAAATGCGAGAAGGTCTCATCTTTGGCAACGTTAGAAGACCATAACACGGTGGTCCAGACCAACCTGGAGATGCTTACAGGAACCTGGGTTTCAGAAGG tTGTGAAACCAGACCTGGACCAGAATACGTACTTCGTTCCTACACTTTTGAACCCGACGGTCACTACTACTTGGTACAACATCATTATTATGACGATTCCTGTTCATCTCCACAACTGTCTGTGTTCTCTTATGGAAGAATACAACTTAGAACGTCTTTAATGCAACCAGATGCTGCCAGTACTATTTTAAAAGTGACTAACATCAGTGTCATCCCACAAGATAACAATGCAGCCAGGGAAATGGATAGAGTTGTTGCACTTGAATGTCCag GTCAGGATTGGAAGAGTTGGCGTAGATATGACGAACATTTAGTGTACGACGCAGCTCAAGACAACAAAAGGAACTTCAACAACCTGTGGGAGTCCCGGTACGGCATAAATAACCAATACGACTTGAATCGACGTGCAAACAGCCATCACATTTTCGGAGACATTTCTTGTCTAGGCACTTTGAAATGGGCCTTCAACGAGCTTAAGCTACTTAAGGTGCAACTTCGGCCAATAATGGATCAACTAAAGCCCAGAAAATATCCAAGACAAATGAAAGCCGAGTTGCTTCTTGGAGACATTCATACCAACTACAAGCAAAGGGAAAATCATATACCGACGAGTTTTCAAGTGGCTTTGATCAAACAAGTTAAAGAAGAACGACTTTCCATCAACAGACACacctatattattaaaagtccGACTGGAATGCCCAGTCATCTCTTCCTGGATAGCAAGACTCCACCTCATTTAATCGAAAAACCTCATCTGCCTCCGTATATTTGGGGTGAATGGACTTCAACGCGCTGTGAGGTCAGACCTATGGGTCTTTATTTGACCAGACGGTTTTCGTTCTACTCCGAAGACTCCACTTGGATTGGAGAACACAAATTCTACTCGGATCCGTTCTGTAAAATTCCCAAGTTCATAGTAACAGCAGCTGGACATTTCGTCTTGGCCGGGGCTAATAAACTAATGAAGGGGACCACAGACATCGATTTTCACATAGAAAAAGCCAGTTTAACAGTTTTGGATCAACGTATGATCTACGACTTGCGTTTGCCGGGAATGTGTGGGGTGGACGAGTGGGAAGTGAACGTGCCGAAGGAACTGAGCTCTACAAATGGTTGTATTCAACTAGGAATTATTTTGCCTTCAATACAATACGATATAGTGAAACTGGAAATGGATTATAGAGGTTCCTGTTTACTTTACTTGGGACAAGTCAACACAGACAACATACAGAATACTGTAAATGAAAGGCCGACTTCTTTCCAACTACCGTTGGTCAAATGTGGTGAAGTGGCCAGTTACTCGCAAAGTCTAAGAGATATTCTTAATGATGGAATCTATTATGGCAATAGTGCGGGCAGTAAAACGTACATGTTGTACTTGTGTGTGtcaactttaataatatattttagtagatga